The following proteins are encoded in a genomic region of Hymenobacter siberiensis:
- a CDS encoding helix-turn-helix domain-containing protein yields the protein MKAAGWLSTQERAFALLALGKIARQNARSTTTASLFIDGKPAGNFDGKDLTLRNVANRNVSIRTAGRGSLYYYWETEGISASGQVHEEDSYLKVRRQFLNRDGVPLGAPVFRQNDLVVVKITLEAAESAGQVKNFAINDLLPAGLEIENPRIGPLRELSWAKDAATPDYLDVRDDRINLFTTAILVAKLKERKKGSHYLVGLTLPDSERVLLQQAQRACRGQAGYVPVTVLLMLDQGHAAARVAQALGVDVSSVYRYAQTYQLHGLAGYLRAEQPGYWGLLTSAQLAGLCRELGQQLYTDCRAIADWLAATYGVRYSVSGLTDVLHRLGPNALSHFPIN from the coding sequence ATGAAAGCGGCCGGCTGGCTCAGCACCCAGGAGCGCGCCTTTGCCCTGCTGGCCCTCGGCAAAATAGCCCGCCAAAACGCCCGCAGCACCACCACCGCCAGCCTGTTTATTGACGGTAAACCGGCAGGGAATTTCGATGGCAAAGACCTCACCCTGCGCAACGTGGCCAACCGCAACGTCAGCATCCGCACCGCCGGCCGCGGCAGCCTCTACTACTACTGGGAAACTGAAGGCATCTCCGCCAGCGGCCAGGTACACGAGGAAGACAGCTACCTCAAAGTCCGCCGCCAGTTCCTGAACCGCGACGGCGTGCCGCTGGGCGCCCCCGTCTTCCGCCAGAACGATTTGGTGGTCGTAAAAATCACCCTCGAAGCCGCCGAATCAGCCGGCCAGGTCAAGAACTTCGCCATCAACGACTTGCTCCCGGCCGGCCTAGAAATCGAGAACCCGCGCATCGGCCCCCTGCGCGAGCTAAGCTGGGCGAAGGATGCTGCCACGCCCGATTATCTGGACGTGCGCGACGACCGGATTAACCTGTTCACCACAGCTATACTCGTCGCGAAGTTAAAAGAGAGAAAAAAGGGTTCGCATTACCTCGTGGGATTGACCTTACCTGATTCGGAGCGCGTCTTATTACAGCAGGCGCAGCGTGCCTGCCGGGGCCAGGCGGGGTACGTCCCGGTTACGGTGCTGCTCATGCTCGACCAAGGGCACGCCGCGGCGAGGGTGGCCCAGGCGCTAGGGGTGGACGTGAGCAGCGTGTACCGCTACGCTCAGACCTACCAGTTGCACGGCCTGGCGGGCTACCTGCGGGCCGAGCAGCCGGGCTATTGGGGCTTGCTCACCAGCGCCCAACTGGCGGGCTTGTGCCGGGAACTGGGCCAGCAGTTGTACACCGACTGCCGGGCCATTGCCGACTGGTTGGCCGCTACTTACGGGGTCCGTTACTCGGTTTCGGGCCTGACGGACGTGCTGCACCGGCTGGGCCCAAATGCTTTGTCGCATTTTCCTATAAATTGA
- a CDS encoding PAS domain-containing sensor histidine kinase: MSDFASFFLDQAEASPHVQFVYDLAARRIVFVNAAYQTVLHGSLKGVNAELPALLQRLHPDDLAYVAHYWARWVQNEVTDEVEVRLQTPGKPNQWFCLTPSYQEVDGRVLLGGTLRDVSVMKHYQGNADLFNSRKNATLEILSHDLSGAFIMVQQVAGFLHEEVVAPENSRIPEMLQVLEATSRDSVKMIRELINIEFLTSTNSDLKVNRVDIGAILRVPLDQLQLGQRLLGHHFAYTLPDEPIYVNLDVNKFTQVLINLVGNAFKFTPDAGHVAVHIAPGPGSVLIHVVDDGVGIPLAMQPYLFERFTKARRPGLRGESTTGLGLALCKTIVEWHHGTISVDSTEGIGSTFTVEVPRSEAVGSLVPAELVELDA, translated from the coding sequence ATGTCTGACTTCGCCAGCTTCTTTCTTGACCAGGCGGAAGCCAGTCCCCACGTGCAGTTTGTGTACGACCTCGCGGCCCGCCGCATCGTGTTCGTCAACGCCGCCTACCAAACTGTATTGCACGGCAGCCTGAAAGGGGTAAATGCCGAGCTGCCGGCCCTGCTCCAGCGCCTGCACCCCGACGACTTGGCCTATGTTGCCCATTACTGGGCCCGATGGGTGCAAAATGAGGTGACCGACGAAGTAGAAGTACGCCTCCAGACGCCCGGCAAGCCCAACCAGTGGTTCTGCCTTACGCCCTCGTATCAGGAAGTCGATGGCCGCGTGCTGCTGGGCGGCACCCTGCGCGACGTGAGCGTGATGAAGCACTACCAGGGAAACGCCGACCTGTTCAACAGCCGCAAAAACGCCACGCTGGAGATTCTCTCGCACGATTTGAGCGGCGCTTTCATCATGGTGCAGCAAGTTGCGGGGTTCCTGCACGAGGAAGTGGTGGCGCCGGAAAACAGCCGCATTCCCGAAATGCTACAAGTGCTCGAAGCCACCAGCCGCGACAGCGTGAAGATGATTCGCGAGCTCATCAACATCGAATTTCTGACCTCGACCAACTCTGACCTCAAGGTAAACCGGGTCGATATCGGGGCCATTCTGCGCGTGCCGCTCGACCAGCTCCAGCTTGGGCAGCGGCTGCTGGGCCATCACTTCGCCTACACCCTGCCCGACGAGCCGATATATGTGAACCTGGACGTCAACAAGTTTACGCAGGTGCTTATCAACCTGGTGGGCAACGCCTTCAAGTTCACGCCCGATGCCGGCCACGTTGCGGTGCACATTGCGCCCGGTCCCGGCAGTGTGCTCATTCACGTGGTCGATGACGGGGTTGGGATTCCGCTGGCCATGCAGCCCTACCTGTTCGAGCGGTTCACCAAAGCCCGGCGGCCGGGCCTGCGCGGCGAATCCACCACCGGCCTGGGCCTGGCGCTGTGCAAAACCATTGTGGAGTGGCACCACGGTACCATTTCCGTCGATAGCACCGAAGGCATCGGCAGCACCTTCACCGTAGAAGTTCCGCGCTCGGAAGCCGTCGGCAGCCTCGTCCCGGCCGAGCTGGTCGAGCTCGATGCGTAA
- a CDS encoding HAD family hydrolase, with product MPTQTFIAFDADDTLWPNQPHFDHVEAQLLQILAPYADHATINARLYDVQRANMQLFGYGAKSFMLSMIETSIQLSGGAVHGHEIQRILDLGKDLLRFPIEPLPDVVAVLTELKERGHRLLLLTKGDLFDQESKIARSGLGDFFDHVEIVSEKDEPTYSRLFARLNITPDNFVMIGNSLKSDILPVVQLGFSAIHVPYHANWIHEHVPAERLAEVEFRAVGRLREVLGLVG from the coding sequence ATGCCCACTCAAACCTTTATCGCCTTCGACGCCGACGATACACTCTGGCCCAACCAGCCGCATTTCGACCACGTCGAAGCCCAGTTGCTCCAGATTCTGGCCCCGTATGCTGACCATGCCACCATCAACGCGCGGCTCTACGACGTGCAGCGGGCTAACATGCAGCTATTCGGCTACGGGGCCAAGTCGTTCATGCTCTCGATGATTGAAACCTCGATTCAACTCTCCGGCGGGGCGGTACACGGCCACGAAATCCAGCGAATTTTGGATTTGGGCAAGGACCTGCTGCGCTTCCCCATCGAGCCGCTGCCCGATGTGGTGGCGGTGCTCACGGAGCTGAAAGAGCGCGGCCACCGGCTGCTGCTGCTCACCAAAGGCGACCTGTTCGACCAGGAAAGCAAAATAGCCCGCTCCGGCCTGGGCGACTTCTTCGACCACGTCGAAATCGTGAGCGAGAAGGACGAGCCTACCTACAGCCGCCTCTTCGCCCGCCTCAACATCACGCCCGACAACTTCGTGATGATTGGTAACTCGCTGAAATCCGACATTCTGCCGGTGGTGCAGCTGGGATTTTCGGCCATCCACGTGCCCTACCACGCCAACTGGATTCACGAGCACGTGCCCGCCGAGCGGCTGGCGGAAGTGGAGTTTCGGGCGGTGGGGCGGCTGCGGGAGGTACTGGGGCTGGTGGGGTAG
- a CDS encoding CatA-like O-acetyltransferase, with amino-acid sequence MKHLIDLETWPRREHFAFFSAFEEPFFGLTANVDCTAAQAAAKRLGVSFFLYYLYHALEAANEVEAFRYRIENGQVYCYDRIHASATLGRPDHTFAFSFIEQHDTLAGFIVAAEAEIAAVQASIGLRLNDTTGRPDTVHCSALPWVRFTGLSHARSFSHPDSCPKISFGQVFQERDTLQMPVSVNLHHGLGDGYHAGLFLAAFQRRLSL; translated from the coding sequence ATGAAGCACCTGATTGACCTCGAAACCTGGCCCCGCCGCGAGCACTTTGCCTTTTTTTCGGCCTTCGAAGAGCCCTTCTTCGGCCTCACGGCCAACGTGGACTGCACAGCCGCCCAGGCCGCCGCCAAGCGGCTGGGCGTGTCGTTTTTCCTGTACTACCTCTACCACGCCCTCGAAGCGGCCAACGAAGTCGAAGCCTTCCGCTACCGCATCGAAAACGGCCAGGTATACTGCTACGACCGCATTCACGCCTCGGCTACCCTCGGCCGGCCCGACCACACGTTTGCCTTTTCCTTCATCGAGCAGCACGACACGCTGGCCGGCTTCATCGTCGCCGCCGAAGCTGAAATTGCCGCCGTGCAGGCCAGCATTGGCCTGCGCCTCAACGACACCACCGGCCGCCCCGATACCGTGCATTGCTCGGCCCTGCCGTGGGTGCGCTTCACCGGGCTTTCGCACGCCCGTAGCTTCTCGCACCCCGACAGCTGCCCCAAAATTTCCTTCGGCCAGGTTTTTCAGGAACGCGATACGCTGCAAATGCCCGTGTCAGTCAATTTACACCATGGGCTGGGCGATGGCTACCACGCTGGGCTGTTTCTGGCGGCGTTTCAGCGGCGGCTGAGCTTGTAG
- a CDS encoding LysR family transcriptional regulator — protein sequence MLSHSHEVFFEVAQRLSFTKASQALFTSQSAVSKQVKALEERYKTGLFERLGSSIQLTPAGRKLYEKLLQAKQLQQELHQEMSALSPDFAPTQHLVIGASTTISLYVLPPVVSAYLRLHPNRQLSLKNRNSDNILRALLDHEIELGIIEGIHKVSNVTYTPLLTDDVVAVCAANNPLEQRSLEVHDLLTTPLALREDGSGTLAVLEEALARHRIKLAALPVRVRMGGTEALKNFVRVDTCLAFLPRQAVIKELASGELVEVKINNFLLKREFNFIQRKGTENNAPYKDFLQFTRRYYSGKA from the coding sequence ATGCTCTCCCATTCCCATGAAGTCTTCTTCGAAGTAGCCCAGCGGTTGAGCTTCACCAAAGCCAGCCAAGCGTTGTTCACTAGCCAGTCGGCCGTGAGCAAGCAGGTAAAAGCGTTGGAAGAACGCTACAAAACCGGGCTGTTCGAGCGCCTGGGCAGCAGCATTCAGCTCACCCCGGCCGGCCGCAAGCTCTACGAAAAACTGCTGCAAGCTAAGCAGCTGCAACAGGAGCTGCACCAGGAAATGAGCGCGCTCAGCCCGGATTTCGCGCCTACGCAGCACCTCGTCATCGGGGCCAGTACCACTATTTCGCTCTATGTGCTGCCGCCGGTAGTATCGGCCTACCTGCGCCTGCATCCCAACCGCCAACTCAGCCTCAAAAACCGCAATTCCGATAATATTCTGCGCGCTTTGCTCGACCACGAAATCGAGCTGGGCATCATCGAGGGCATCCACAAAGTGAGCAACGTGACCTATACCCCGCTGCTCACCGACGACGTGGTGGCCGTGTGCGCCGCCAATAACCCACTCGAGCAGCGCTCCCTCGAAGTGCACGACCTGCTCACCACGCCCCTGGCGCTGCGCGAGGATGGCTCCGGCACCCTGGCCGTGCTGGAGGAAGCCTTGGCCCGGCACCGCATCAAGCTGGCCGCCCTGCCGGTGCGCGTGCGTATGGGCGGCACCGAGGCCCTCAAAAATTTCGTGCGCGTCGATACCTGTCTGGCCTTTCTGCCCCGGCAGGCGGTGATAAAAGAGCTGGCTTCCGGCGAGTTAGTGGAAGTAAAAATTAATAATTTCCTGTTGAAGCGGGAGTTCAACTTCATTCAGCGCAAGGGCACCGAGAACAACGCACCCTATAAGGATTTTCTCCAGTTCACGCGGCGCTACTATTCTGGTAAGGCATAG
- a CDS encoding threonine synthase: MKLVASESLSRLAALHCSACGTEYSAFDLQRVSACCNVPLVADYDLHQPLSRAVIDQADTSMWRYGALLPLLHEENKVTLGEGLTPLLRLPRLAARHELAHLLLKDEGQNPTGSFKARGLSMAVSKAKEMGVEGCIIPTAGNAGVALAAYCARAGLRAVVVMPRHTPEAFKEECYWYGAEVELVDGLISDCGARVRQRNADGALLDISTLKEPYRLEGKKTMGYEIAEQLGWTLPDVLLYPAGGGTGLIGIWKAFQEMKQLGWLAPHVKLPRMVAVQAENCCPLLETYEGRQPNCHNYHGHATLANGLAVPHPLGENMMLRVLRESHGTVVSVSEEGMLDGMRDLGHQEGLFVAPEGGAVWTAARQLLATGAIHSDEKILLLNTGNGQKYMDNVAGRAWG, encoded by the coding sequence ATGAAACTGGTCGCCTCCGAATCCCTGTCCCGCCTCGCCGCACTGCATTGCTCCGCCTGCGGCACCGAATACTCTGCCTTCGATTTGCAGCGCGTGTCAGCCTGCTGCAATGTGCCGCTGGTGGCCGATTACGACCTACACCAGCCCCTCAGCCGCGCCGTCATCGACCAGGCCGATACCTCGATGTGGCGCTACGGCGCGCTGCTGCCGCTATTGCACGAAGAAAATAAGGTGACCCTCGGCGAAGGCCTCACGCCGCTGCTGCGCCTGCCGCGCCTGGCCGCCCGCCACGAGCTGGCCCACCTCCTGCTGAAAGACGAAGGCCAGAACCCCACCGGCTCCTTTAAGGCGCGCGGCTTGAGCATGGCCGTGTCCAAAGCCAAGGAGATGGGCGTGGAAGGCTGCATTATTCCCACGGCCGGCAACGCGGGCGTGGCCCTGGCCGCCTATTGCGCCCGCGCCGGCCTGCGCGCCGTGGTGGTGATGCCGCGCCACACCCCGGAGGCGTTCAAGGAGGAATGCTACTGGTACGGGGCCGAAGTGGAGCTCGTCGATGGCCTCATCAGCGACTGCGGGGCCCGCGTGCGCCAGCGCAACGCCGACGGCGCACTCCTCGACATCTCGACCTTGAAAGAGCCTTACCGCCTCGAAGGCAAGAAAACCATGGGCTACGAAATCGCCGAGCAGCTTGGCTGGACGCTGCCCGACGTGCTGCTCTACCCCGCCGGCGGCGGCACCGGTCTCATCGGCATCTGGAAAGCGTTTCAGGAAATGAAGCAGCTTGGCTGGCTCGCCCCCCATGTGAAATTACCGCGCATGGTGGCCGTGCAAGCCGAAAACTGCTGCCCGCTCCTCGAAACTTACGAGGGCCGCCAGCCCAACTGCCACAACTACCACGGCCACGCCACGCTGGCCAACGGCTTGGCCGTGCCCCACCCGCTGGGCGAAAACATGATGCTCCGCGTGCTCCGCGAGTCGCATGGCACGGTGGTGAGCGTGAGCGAAGAAGGCATGCTGGACGGCATGCGCGACCTCGGCCACCAGGAAGGCCTGTTCGTAGCCCCCGAAGGCGGCGCGGTGTGGACGGCCGCCCGCCAGCTGCTGGCCACCGGCGCCATTCATTCCGACGAGAAAATCCTGCTCCTGAACACTGGCAACGGCCAGAAATACATGGACAACGTGGCCGGCCGGGCCTGGGGGTAG
- a CDS encoding polysaccharide deacetylase family protein yields MRILHVLSAEFFAGSVAYAVQLAEAHRAQGHQVWVVADADKLPTGATLVWAGISNRSYRQRLRNARIIRQLVKKERIDVVHCHSRAASWVSYFALRGLAVPLVSTVHGRQHLHTSTSLLDVYGDKVIAICANLREHLITEVKMDAAKIEAIPNGVSFALLSAASSAKNEELGSGEGNSSFPIPPASLRVSFIGRFNGGKGERAAALLVQVFPTLLREFPALRVALIGGELQHLPAAGKTALAQLQADFGERIEVVGFSDDVPGWLARTTLVVGAGRVAIEALGAGRPVLALGEASYEGLVTEATFAPAAASNFGDIAARLSASEVDFAALLADAQGFLRQPQAVPAALRQQVQAHYSLATIAARVLEVYQAARMQKAVPGFIPVLMYHKIPDAPLATKHQIYVTKDNFEKHLAYFKKQNLTPITFADYLKYANGERSLADFPARPIILTFDDGYTDNYTNLLPLMQHYGYRGVLYLLGDADVRHNQWDLAADPTEPRSDIMDLTQKRAFVAAGWEIGAHTMSHPRLTTLPLHEAAAEIQRSKAALEAALQTEIVTFAYPYGDLSEAVKATVREAGFAFGIATDTGGLTIEADRMHVFRVNMFPNESTSSLFKKTSPWYRKYYRWKRGK; encoded by the coding sequence ATGCGCATTCTCCACGTTCTTTCGGCTGAGTTTTTTGCGGGCTCCGTGGCCTATGCCGTGCAACTGGCCGAAGCCCACCGCGCCCAGGGCCACCAGGTATGGGTAGTGGCCGATGCCGATAAGCTGCCCACCGGGGCCACCCTGGTGTGGGCCGGCATCAGCAACCGCAGCTACCGGCAGCGGCTGCGCAACGCCCGCATCATCCGCCAGCTTGTCAAAAAAGAACGGATAGATGTAGTGCACTGCCACTCGCGGGCAGCCAGCTGGGTGAGCTATTTCGCCCTGCGCGGCCTGGCGGTGCCGCTGGTGAGCACCGTGCACGGCCGCCAGCACCTGCACACTTCCACGTCGCTGCTCGATGTGTACGGCGACAAAGTCATTGCCATTTGTGCCAATCTGCGCGAGCACCTCATCACGGAAGTGAAGATGGACGCCGCCAAAATCGAGGCCATTCCCAACGGGGTTTCCTTCGCTCTGCTCAGTGCAGCGTCAAGCGCAAAGAATGAAGAATTGGGGAGTGGTGAGGGTAATTCCTCATTCCCCATTCCTCCTGCTTCATTGAGGGTATCATTCATCGGGCGCTTCAATGGGGGCAAGGGCGAGCGGGCGGCGGCCCTGCTGGTGCAGGTGTTCCCGACCTTGCTGCGCGAGTTTCCGGCGTTGCGGGTGGCCCTCATCGGCGGCGAGCTGCAACACTTGCCGGCAGCGGGTAAAACGGCCCTGGCGCAGCTACAGGCCGATTTTGGTGAGCGCATTGAGGTGGTGGGCTTTAGTGATGACGTGCCCGGCTGGCTGGCCCGCACCACGCTGGTCGTTGGGGCGGGGCGGGTGGCAATTGAGGCGTTGGGCGCAGGCCGGCCCGTGCTGGCGCTGGGCGAAGCCAGCTACGAGGGCCTCGTTACGGAAGCGACTTTTGCCCCGGCGGCAGCGTCCAACTTCGGCGATATTGCGGCCCGGCTAAGCGCCTCAGAAGTCGATTTTGCCGCTCTGCTGGCCGATGCGCAAGGGTTTTTGCGGCAGCCGCAGGCGGTGCCGGCCGCGCTCCGGCAGCAGGTACAAGCACACTATAGCCTGGCCACCATCGCGGCGCGGGTACTGGAGGTGTACCAGGCCGCCCGAATGCAGAAAGCCGTTCCTGGCTTCATTCCGGTGCTGATGTACCACAAAATCCCCGATGCGCCGCTGGCCACCAAGCACCAGATTTACGTCACAAAGGATAATTTTGAAAAGCACCTGGCTTATTTCAAAAAGCAAAATCTAACGCCCATAACGTTTGCCGATTATCTGAAATATGCGAACGGTGAACGGTCGTTGGCTGATTTTCCGGCGCGCCCCATCATCCTCACGTTCGACGACGGCTACACCGATAACTACACCAACCTGCTGCCCCTGATGCAGCACTACGGCTACCGGGGCGTGCTGTATTTGTTGGGCGATGCCGACGTGCGCCACAATCAATGGGACCTGGCCGCTGACCCCACCGAGCCCCGCTCCGACATCATGGACCTGACCCAAAAACGGGCTTTCGTGGCTGCCGGCTGGGAAATCGGCGCGCACACCATGTCGCACCCGCGCCTCACCACGTTGCCGCTGCACGAAGCCGCCGCCGAAATCCAGCGCAGCAAAGCCGCGCTGGAAGCCGCCTTGCAAACCGAAATAGTGACCTTCGCCTACCCCTACGGCGACCTGAGCGAAGCCGTGAAAGCCACCGTGCGCGAAGCCGGTTTCGCCTTCGGCATAGCCACCGACACCGGCGGCCTCACTATTGAGGCCGACCGCATGCACGTGTTCCGGGTGAACATGTTTCCGAACGAATCCACCAGCAGCCTGTTCAAAAAAACCTCACCCTGGTACCGCAAATACTACCGCTGGAAGCGCGGAAAGTAA
- a CDS encoding DUF167 domain-containing protein, which produces MKSDYLLLTTCLLPPTLNKSMILHLRAKPNARQNQLLRAADGTLTVRLKAPPQEGQANAVLLAFLATVFAVPKSRVLLLSGHTAPFKKMEIEGVSEEEGQRVLAELIS; this is translated from the coding sequence ATGAAATCTGACTACTTATTACTGACTACCTGCTTATTGCCACCAACACTAAATAAAAGCATGATTCTGCACCTGCGGGCCAAGCCCAATGCCCGCCAAAACCAGCTGCTGCGCGCCGCCGACGGCACCCTGACCGTGCGCCTGAAAGCGCCGCCCCAAGAAGGCCAGGCCAATGCCGTGCTGCTGGCTTTTCTGGCCACCGTTTTTGCCGTACCCAAAAGCCGCGTGCTGCTGCTGAGCGGGCACACCGCCCCATTCAAAAAGATGGAGATTGAGGGCGTGAGCGAAGAAGAAGGGCAGCGGGTGCTGGCCGAATTGATTTCGTAA
- a CDS encoding endonuclease III domain-containing protein — protein sequence MSELVSALLSHRTKNADSHRAYQELRATFPTWEAVRDAPTEAVQHAIRACTWPEQKAPRIQTVLREISERCGTDVPCAVDFLAKMPIPEARA from the coding sequence TTGAGCGAGCTGGTGAGTGCCCTGCTCTCGCACCGCACCAAAAACGCCGATTCGCACCGGGCCTACCAGGAATTGCGGGCCACGTTTCCCACCTGGGAGGCCGTGCGCGACGCGCCCACCGAGGCCGTGCAGCACGCCATTCGGGCCTGCACCTGGCCCGAGCAAAAGGCCCCGCGCATTCAGACCGTGCTGCGAGAAATCAGCGAGCGCTGCGGCACCGATGTGCCGTGCGCCGTGGATTTCCTGGCCAAAATGCCCATTCCCGAAGCCCGCGCCTAG
- a CDS encoding response regulator, whose product MRSVLLVEDDIFDTMTAEKSFARFNVPHQLHTAFNGEEALDLLLGRNGAEALRPLPEVILLDLNMPRMNGIEFLTELRGNPEFHHIPVFITTTSSMEEDRADATTLGVSGYILKPLDFETGNDLSDSLSLLEKLLK is encoded by the coding sequence ATGCGCTCTGTTTTACTAGTTGAGGACGATATTTTTGATACGATGACGGCGGAAAAATCCTTCGCCAGATTCAACGTGCCGCACCAGCTGCACACCGCCTTCAACGGCGAGGAGGCTCTGGACCTGCTCCTAGGCCGCAACGGCGCGGAGGCGCTGCGCCCCCTGCCCGAAGTCATTCTGCTCGACCTGAACATGCCCCGCATGAACGGCATCGAATTTCTGACCGAGCTGCGCGGCAACCCCGAATTCCACCATATTCCGGTGTTCATCACCACCACTTCCAGCATGGAGGAGGACCGCGCCGACGCCACTACCCTGGGCGTGAGCGGCTATATTCTGAAGCCGCTGGATTTTGAAACCGGCAACGACCTGTCGGACAGTCTGAGCCTGCTGGAGAAGCTGCTAAAGTAG
- a CDS encoding sensor histidine kinase: protein MNIKSNTKSNTKIIVGFALAVGVLLLTAAASFWSIRGLSVQTRNVEHTYQVLQEAETITAVLKDAQAGTRGYLLTGDTVYLRPYSMATGQLPAALERVQALTVDNPDQRARLDSLRGLVEQEFRILRPLTEIKKAMSQSAMQTLLDTDRQTLRQVRLLYARIKTSELALLAQRSALQDVFEKATPIVVLVSAVLAVLIVVWLVIKVVKELEDNRRLQSELAEVNAQVSRRIAQIRKLAEQVVQGDYTVKITDDAEDNLGGLAASLNHMTQTLEGSFSALEKRNRELDQFAYVASHDLKAPLRGVTTIVKWIEDELAAELSPQLRTYLDQMKGRLARLEDLINGLLAYARVGRTAQSREAVNVQQLLTAVADLVVPPDFTLRIGPDMPTFETDRLSLQQVFTNLLSNAVKYHQRGAGQLEVTCQDIGRCYEFRVQDDGPGIAPEYHQKIFLLFQTLRDRHTAESTGIGLSIVQKIINEQQGTIRVESAVGQGAGFIFTWPK, encoded by the coding sequence ATGAACATCAAATCGAACACCAAATCGAACACCAAAATTATTGTGGGCTTTGCCCTGGCCGTGGGCGTGCTGCTGCTCACGGCAGCGGCTTCGTTCTGGAGCATCCGGGGCCTGAGCGTGCAAACCCGAAACGTGGAGCACACCTACCAGGTGCTGCAGGAGGCCGAAACCATTACGGCGGTGCTCAAAGATGCCCAGGCAGGCACGCGCGGCTACCTGCTCACCGGCGACACGGTGTACCTGCGGCCCTACAGCATGGCCACCGGCCAGCTGCCCGCCGCCCTGGAACGCGTGCAGGCCCTGACGGTGGACAACCCCGACCAGCGCGCCCGCCTCGATTCGCTACGCGGCCTGGTGGAGCAGGAATTCCGCATTCTGCGGCCCCTCACGGAGATAAAAAAAGCCATGAGCCAGTCGGCCATGCAAACGCTGCTCGACACCGACCGCCAGACCCTGCGGCAGGTGCGGCTGCTGTACGCCCGCATCAAAACCAGCGAGCTGGCCCTGCTGGCCCAGCGCAGTGCGTTGCAGGATGTTTTTGAAAAAGCCACGCCCATCGTGGTGCTGGTTTCGGCGGTGCTGGCCGTGCTGATTGTGGTGTGGCTGGTGATAAAGGTGGTGAAGGAGCTGGAAGACAACCGCCGCCTGCAAAGCGAGCTGGCCGAAGTGAACGCGCAGGTGAGCCGCCGCATTGCCCAGATTCGGAAGCTGGCCGAGCAGGTGGTACAAGGCGACTACACGGTTAAAATCACGGATGATGCCGAGGACAACCTCGGTGGCCTGGCCGCGTCGCTCAACCACATGACCCAGACGCTGGAAGGCAGCTTCAGCGCCCTGGAAAAGCGCAACCGCGAGCTCGACCAGTTTGCCTACGTGGCTTCGCACGACCTGAAAGCGCCGTTGCGCGGCGTGACCACCATCGTGAAGTGGATTGAGGACGAGCTGGCCGCCGAGCTCTCGCCCCAGCTCCGCACCTACCTCGACCAGATGAAGGGCCGCCTGGCGCGCCTCGAAGACCTGATAAACGGGCTGCTGGCCTACGCCCGCGTGGGCCGCACCGCGCAGTCGCGCGAGGCCGTGAACGTGCAGCAGCTTCTGACCGCCGTGGCCGACTTGGTGGTGCCGCCCGATTTCACGCTGCGCATCGGTCCAGATATGCCTACCTTCGAAACCGACCGGCTGAGCCTGCAACAAGTCTTCACCAACCTGCTCTCGAACGCTGTGAAATACCACCAGCGCGGGGCCGGCCAGCTGGAAGTGACATGCCAGGACATTGGCCGGTGCTATGAGTTCCGGGTGCAGGACGACGGCCCGGGCATCGCCCCGGAATACCACCAGAAGATTTTCCTGCTCTTTCAAACCCTGCGCGACCGCCACACGGCCGAAAGCACGGGCATCGGGCTGAGCATCGTGCAAAAAATTATTAACGAGCAGCAGGGCACTATTCGCGTCGAATCGGCTGTGGGGCAGGGGGCTGGTTTTATCTTTACGTGGCCGAAATAA